A genomic region of Trifolium pratense cultivar HEN17-A07 linkage group LG3, ARS_RC_1.1, whole genome shotgun sequence contains the following coding sequences:
- the LOC123914390 gene encoding E3 ubiquitin-protein ligase RNF170-like, with protein sequence MDSRRMEEEEEGPPSNDLCSICHGNFQNPCQANCSHWFCANCIMLLWRHSSGIQPCKCPLCRRPINLLVPTNNNSSNSDDDPQTMSDLQTYNRMFGQQSNAPITQRIRDLPFLLRRLFRDFVNPNTSLPLVIRARVFITMILSVIYILSPIDIIPEAILGIIGLLDDVLIALIFFLHVAALYRSVLYIRHGGS encoded by the exons ATGGATTCAAGGAggatggaagaagaagaagaaggtccACCATCAAACGATTTATGTTCAATATGTCATGGAAACTTCCAGAATCCATGTCAAGCTAACTGTTCTCATTGGTTTTGTGCTAATTGTATTATGCTTCTTTGGCGACACTCTTCCGGCATTCAACCTTGTAAATGTCCTCTATGTCGCCGACCCATCAACCTTCTTGTTCCAAccaacaacaacagcagcaacagCGATGACGATCCTCAAACTATGTCTGATCTTCAAACCTATAACCGTATGTTTGGTCAACAATCTAATGCTCCTATTACTCAGAGAATCCGTGATCTTCCATTTCTTTTGAGGAGACTTTTTAGGGATTTTGTTAATCCTAATACATCTCTTCCTCTTGTTATCAGAGCTCGTGTCTTCATTACT ATGATACTGAGTGTTATATACATCTTAAGCCCTATTGACATTATTCCAGAAG CGATATTGGGAATAATTGGTCTGTTGGATGATGTCCTAATTGCACTAATCTTCTTCCTACATGTTGCTGCCCTTTATAGATCAGTACTTTACATCCGCCATGGGGGTTCATGA
- the LOC123914388 gene encoding DNA mismatch repair protein MLH1 isoform X1, with protein sequence MEEPPKIQRLSESVVNRIAAGEVIQRPVSAVKELVENSLDAASTSINLTIKDGGLKLIQISDDGHGIRHDDLPILCERHTTSKLSSFEDLQSIKSMGFRGEALASMTYVAHVTVTTITKGQLHGYRVSYRDGVMEHEPRPCAAVKGTQIMVENLFYNMAARRKTLQSSSDDYSKIVDVVSRFAIHHTNVSFSCRKHGAVKADIHTVATSSRLDAIRTVYGVSAAHNLIEVEASDDDPSSSLFEMKGYVSNANYAAKKITMVLFINDRLVEWSALKRAIEIVYAATLPKAAKPFIYISIVLPPENIDVNVHPTKREVSLLNQEVIIEKIQSVIESTLRNSNEARTFQEQTAGQSSTSRINKSKEVNLSPMPSGSRSEKVPVHKLVRTDSLDPAGRLHAYMKVMPGGHLEKNVTLNAVRSSVRQRRSLKDSAELTSVEELLDEISNNYDPGMMDIVKHCTYVGMADDVFALLQHKTHLYLANIVNLSKELMYQQVLSRFGHFNAIQLSDPAPIKDLIILALKEEDIDSECNDDDTFKEKIAEMNTELLKQKAVMLEEYFGIHIDDLGNISRLPVILDQYTPDMDRIPEFVLSLGNDVDWEDESHCIQAVSAALGNFYAMHPPLLPNPSGEGMLFYKKRKLFDGFALENTCDSTGSDVIDNNIEQELLSEAETAWAQREWSIQHVLFPSMRLFFKPPASMATNGTFVKVASLEKLYKIFERC encoded by the exons ATGGAAGAGCCACCCAAAATCCAGCGACTCAGCGAGTCGGTTGTTAACCGAATCGCCGCCGGTGAAGTCATCCAGCGTCCTGTATCCGCCGTAAAGGAGCTCGTCGAGAACAGCCTGGACGCCGCTTCCACTTCCATAAACCTTACTATCAAAGACGGCGGCCTCAAACTCATCCAAATCTCCGATGACGGTCACGGCATCCGTCACGATGATTTACCGATCTTATGCGAGCGTCACACGACTTCCAAGTTGTCTTCATTTGAGGACTTGCAGAGCATCAAATCGATGGGGTTTAGAGGAGAAGCTCTCGCTAGCATGACCTACGTTGCACATGTCACCGTTACTACCATTACCAAAGGCCAATTGCACGGTTACAG GGTATCTTATAGAGATGGTGTCATGGAGCATGAACCTAGGCCATGTGCTGCTGTAAAAGGAACACAGATAATG GTTGAGAATCTATTCTATAACATGGCTGCAAGGCGGAAGACACTACAAAGTTCGTCGGATGATTACTCAAAGATAGTAGATGTTGTCAGTCGGTTTGCTATTCATCATACTAATGTCAGTTTCTCTTGCAGAAAg CACGGAGCTGTTAAAGCAGACATTCACACAGTGGCCACATCTTCAAGGCTTGATGCCATCAGAACAGTTTATGGGGTCTCAGCTGCTCACAATCTGATTGAAGTTGAAGCTTCAGACGATGATCCGTCTTCTTCGCTTTTTGAGATGAAGGGTTATGTTTCTAATGCTAACTATGCTGCCAAGAAAATCACTATGGTGCTTTTCATCAATG ATAGGCTGGTCGAATGGTCTGCATTGAAGAGAGCTATTGAAATTGTTTATGCAGCAACATTACCTAAAGCAGCCAAgccttttatatatatttcaattgtTTTACCACCTGAGAATATTGATGTCAACGTGCATCCAACAAAAAGAGAG GTGAGCCTCTTAAATCAGGAAGTTATCATTGAGAAGATACAATCGGTGATTGAATCAACATTGAGGAATTCCAATGAGGCTCGGACATTTCAAGAACAA ACAGCTGGACAATCTTCTACCTCTCGTATTAATAAGAGCAAGGAGGTTAACCTAAGCCCTATGCCATCGG GCTCGAGATCAGAGAAAGTGCCAGTACATAAGTTGGTTAGAACAGATTCATTAGATCCTGCGGGAAGGTTACATGCCTACATGAAAGTTATGCCTGGTGGACATCTAGAAAAGAATGTCACTTTGAATGCAGTAAG GTCCTCAGTTAGACAAAGAAGGAGCCTAAAAGATTCTGCAGAACTCACTAGCGTAGAAGAACTTCTTGACGAGATCAGTAACAACTATGATCCTG GAATGATGGACATTGTAAAGCACTGCACATATGTTGGAATGGCAGATGATGTTTTTGCTTTGCTTCAGCATAAAACTCATCTTTATCTTGCAAATATTGTAAACTTGAG CAAAGAGCTTATGTATCAGCAAGTTCTGAGCCGTTTTGGTCATTTCAATGCCATTCAGCTAAGTGATCCAGCACCCATCAAAGACTTGATTATATTGGCACTGAAGGAAGAGGATATAGATTCAGAATGTAATGATGATGATACATTTAAAGAGAAGATTGCAGAA ATGAATACGGAGCTGCTGAAGCAAAAGGCTGTAATGCTGGAGGAGTATTTCGGCATTCATATTGATGATCTTGGAAATATCTCTAGACTTCCTGTGATACTTGACCAGTATACTCCTGACATGGATCGCATCCCTGAATTTGTGCTTAGTTTAGGCAATGAT GTTGACTGGGAAGATGAAAGTCACTGCATTCAAGCCGTATCAGCTGCTCTGGGAAATTTCTATGCTATGCATCCACCGTTGTTGCCCAATCCATCCGGTGAGGGAATGCTTTTCTACAAGAAGAGAAAACTATTTGACGGTTTTGCCCTGGAGAATACCTGTGATAGTACTG GGAGTGATGTTATTGACAACAATATTGAACAAGAACTCCTTTCTGAAGCTGAGACAGCGTGGGCCCAACGTGAATGGTCAATACAACATGTGCTTTTTCCATCCATGAGACTTTTTTTCAAACCACCTGCTTCCATGGCTACTAATGGGACCTTTGTTAAG GTAGCTTCATTGGAAAAATTGTACAAGATTTTTGAAAGATGCTAG
- the LOC123914388 gene encoding DNA mismatch repair protein MLH1 isoform X2, translating to MEEPPKIQRLSESVVNRIAAGEVIQRPVSAVKELVENSLDAASTSINLTIKDGGLKLIQISDDGHGIRHDDLPILCERHTTSKLSSFEDLQSIKSMGFRGEALASMTYVAHVTVTTITKGQLHGYRVSYRDGVMEHEPRPCAAVKGTQIMVENLFYNMAARRKTLQSSSDDYSKIVDVVSRFAIHHTNVSFSCRKHGAVKADIHTVATSSRLDAIRTVYGVSAAHNLIEVEASDDDPSSSLFEMKGYVSNANYAAKKITMVLFINDRLVEWSALKRAIEIVYAATLPKAAKPFIYISIVLPPENIDVNVHPTKREVSLLNQEVIIEKIQSVIESTLRNSNEARTFQEQTAGQSSTSRINKSKEVNLSPMPSGSRSEKVPVHKLVRTDSLDPAGRLHAYMKVMPGGHLEKNVTLNAVRSSVRQRRSLKDSAELTSVEELLDEISNNYDPGMMDIVKHCTYVGMADDVFALLQHKTHLYLANIVNLSKELMYQQVLSRFGHFNAIQLSDPAPIKDLIILALKEEDIDSECNDDDTFKEKIAEMNTELLKQKAVMLEEYFGIHIDDLGNISRLPVILDQYTPDMDRIPEFVLSLGNDVSYKTLHSLPLHLFMEKSPQFLFLMYMSD from the exons ATGGAAGAGCCACCCAAAATCCAGCGACTCAGCGAGTCGGTTGTTAACCGAATCGCCGCCGGTGAAGTCATCCAGCGTCCTGTATCCGCCGTAAAGGAGCTCGTCGAGAACAGCCTGGACGCCGCTTCCACTTCCATAAACCTTACTATCAAAGACGGCGGCCTCAAACTCATCCAAATCTCCGATGACGGTCACGGCATCCGTCACGATGATTTACCGATCTTATGCGAGCGTCACACGACTTCCAAGTTGTCTTCATTTGAGGACTTGCAGAGCATCAAATCGATGGGGTTTAGAGGAGAAGCTCTCGCTAGCATGACCTACGTTGCACATGTCACCGTTACTACCATTACCAAAGGCCAATTGCACGGTTACAG GGTATCTTATAGAGATGGTGTCATGGAGCATGAACCTAGGCCATGTGCTGCTGTAAAAGGAACACAGATAATG GTTGAGAATCTATTCTATAACATGGCTGCAAGGCGGAAGACACTACAAAGTTCGTCGGATGATTACTCAAAGATAGTAGATGTTGTCAGTCGGTTTGCTATTCATCATACTAATGTCAGTTTCTCTTGCAGAAAg CACGGAGCTGTTAAAGCAGACATTCACACAGTGGCCACATCTTCAAGGCTTGATGCCATCAGAACAGTTTATGGGGTCTCAGCTGCTCACAATCTGATTGAAGTTGAAGCTTCAGACGATGATCCGTCTTCTTCGCTTTTTGAGATGAAGGGTTATGTTTCTAATGCTAACTATGCTGCCAAGAAAATCACTATGGTGCTTTTCATCAATG ATAGGCTGGTCGAATGGTCTGCATTGAAGAGAGCTATTGAAATTGTTTATGCAGCAACATTACCTAAAGCAGCCAAgccttttatatatatttcaattgtTTTACCACCTGAGAATATTGATGTCAACGTGCATCCAACAAAAAGAGAG GTGAGCCTCTTAAATCAGGAAGTTATCATTGAGAAGATACAATCGGTGATTGAATCAACATTGAGGAATTCCAATGAGGCTCGGACATTTCAAGAACAA ACAGCTGGACAATCTTCTACCTCTCGTATTAATAAGAGCAAGGAGGTTAACCTAAGCCCTATGCCATCGG GCTCGAGATCAGAGAAAGTGCCAGTACATAAGTTGGTTAGAACAGATTCATTAGATCCTGCGGGAAGGTTACATGCCTACATGAAAGTTATGCCTGGTGGACATCTAGAAAAGAATGTCACTTTGAATGCAGTAAG GTCCTCAGTTAGACAAAGAAGGAGCCTAAAAGATTCTGCAGAACTCACTAGCGTAGAAGAACTTCTTGACGAGATCAGTAACAACTATGATCCTG GAATGATGGACATTGTAAAGCACTGCACATATGTTGGAATGGCAGATGATGTTTTTGCTTTGCTTCAGCATAAAACTCATCTTTATCTTGCAAATATTGTAAACTTGAG CAAAGAGCTTATGTATCAGCAAGTTCTGAGCCGTTTTGGTCATTTCAATGCCATTCAGCTAAGTGATCCAGCACCCATCAAAGACTTGATTATATTGGCACTGAAGGAAGAGGATATAGATTCAGAATGTAATGATGATGATACATTTAAAGAGAAGATTGCAGAA ATGAATACGGAGCTGCTGAAGCAAAAGGCTGTAATGCTGGAGGAGTATTTCGGCATTCATATTGATGATCTTGGAAATATCTCTAGACTTCCTGTGATACTTGACCAGTATACTCCTGACATGGATCGCATCCCTGAATTTGTGCTTAGTTTAGGCAATGATGTTAGTTATAAAACTCTCCATTCTCTGCCTCTTCATCTGTTTATGGAGAAGTCTCCACAATTTTTGTTCCTCATGTATATGTCTGACTAA
- the LOC123915424 gene encoding glycine-rich cell wall structural protein-like has protein sequence MMNFKPFVFLILLSGVVLISAVVADEPAPPGRGTTRKDDELMGCDHKQEYVLSGRKLTLEPLHGGKCGGKGGGGSGGSGGGGGEGGGGGSGGGGSGGSGGGDYGGGGSGGGGGSGGSGGGSSGGGGSGSGGGSGGGDYGGGGGGGSGSGGGTGGGSGGGSSGGGGSGSGGGEGGGSGGGDYGGGGSGGSGGGGGAGGGSGGGSGSGGGTGGGSGGGSSGGGSGGGDYGGGGSGGGSSGGGGSGAGGGKGGGSGGGSGGGSSGGGGGGKGGGSGGDYGGGGSGGSGGGSSGGGSGGGGSGGSGGGSGSGGGEGGGSGSGGGGSGGGGYGGGGSGGSGGGSGSGGGEGGGSGSGGGGSGGSGGSGGGSGGGEGGGSGGGEGGGSGSGGGGSGGGGYGGGGSGSGSGGGGGSGGGGGGGSGGGGGEGGGSGGGGYGGGGSGGSGGSGEGGGEGGGSGGGGGGY, from the exons GTAGAGGGACAACCCGAAAGGATGATGAGCTTATGGGATGTGATCACAAACAAGAATatg TTTTAAGTGGAAGGAAATTGACATTGGAACCACTTCATGGTGGTAAGTGCGGAGGAAAGGGAGGAGGCGGATCTGGTGGTAGTGGGGGTGGTGGCGGcgaaggaggaggaggaggtagTGGAGGTGGTGGTAGTGGTGGAAGCGGAGGAGGAGATTATGGAGGTGGCGGAAGTGGAGGTGGAGGCGGTAGCGGTGGAAGTGGAGGAGGAAGTTCAGGCGGGGGTGGAAGTGGATCAGGTGGTGGTAGCGGAGGAGGAGATTAtggtggtggaggaggtggtggtAGTGGAAGTGGTGGTGGCACAGGTGGTGGAAGTGGAGGAGGAAGTTCAGGTGGGGGTGGAAGTGGATCAGGTGGTGGTGAAGGCGGTGGTAGCGGAGGAGGAGATTACGGTGGTGGAGGAAGTGGTGGAAGTGGAGGAGGCGGTGGAGCAGGAGGTGGAAGTGGAGGAGGCAGTGGTAGCGGAGGAGGAACAGGCGGTGGAAGTGGAGGAGGCAGTTCTGGTGGTGGTAGTGGAGGAGGAGACTATGGTGGTGGAGGAAGTGGAGGAGGCAGTTCTGGTGGCGGCGGCAGTGGAGCCGGTGGTGGTAAAGGCGGTGGTAGCGGTGGAGGAAGTGGAGGAGGTAGTTCTGGTGGTGGCGGCGGTGGTAAAGGTGGTGGTAGCGGAGGAGATTATGGTGGTGGAGGCAGTGGTGGAAGTGGAGGAGGCAGTTCCGGAGGCGGTTCTGGTGGAGGAGGAAGTGGTGGAAGCGGTGGTGGAAGTGGATCAGGTGGTGGCGAAGGAGGTGGAAGCGGTTCAGGTGGCGGTGGAAGTGGAGGAGGAGGATATGGCGGTGGAGGAAGCGGAGGAAGTGGTGGTGGAAGTGGAAGCGGTGGTGGTGAAGGAGGTGGAAGTGGTTCAGGTGGCGGTGGAAGTGGAGGAAGCGGAGGAAGTGGTGGTGGAAGCGGTGGTGGTGAAGGAGGTGGAAGCGGTGGTGGTGAAGGAGGTGGAAGCGGTTCTGGTGGCGGTGGAAGTGGAGGAGGAGGATATGGTGGTGGAGGAAGCGGTTCtggtagtggtggtggtggaggaagcggtggtggtggaggaggtggAAGTGGAGGAGGAGGTGGTGAAGGAGGTGGAAGCGGAGGAGGAGGATATGGAGGTGGAGGCAGCGGAGGAAGTGGTGGAAGCGGAGAAGGTGGTGGTGAAGGAGGTGGAAGCGGAGGAGGCGGTGGAGGTTATTAA